The Candidatus Edwardsbacteria bacterium genome has a segment encoding these proteins:
- the mtaB gene encoding tRNA (N(6)-L-threonylcarbamoyladenosine(37)-C(2))-methylthiotransferase MtaB: MSEISFQISTFGCKANQYDSQLWRTTLENAGLRHNEGQADIFLVNTCSVTAAAEQQARQTVRKIVRNNPSAKIIIIGCYGQMAAEPLAKIDGVGLVLGRHSSDAAGQVLSWLGISQDKLPRGIKTFRGHTRAFIKVQDGCNHRCSYCIVPLARGASRSRPLDEILSEAQNLTASGHRELVVTGIRLGDFKPSLGILLRSLKDIPGLDRIRLSSLEPDDLNDDLMETMQGIPLLARHLHLPLQSGCDSILKKMNRPYSMAYYRELLGKLRRAMPDITIGSDIIAGFPGETEEHFGQGVRNIRELGFTHLHVFTYSKRPGTKAALMAGQIPEEIKKERLHRLKDIHEKLQQEYFSALKGKTELVLAETYYRGIWSGFGEHYHKVYFRSDRDMKNQMVRVKLSEPHEQGVLGELMEFSDISQQC; the protein is encoded by the coding sequence ATGTCTGAGATTTCGTTCCAAATATCCACCTTCGGCTGCAAGGCCAACCAGTACGATTCCCAGCTTTGGCGGACCACCCTGGAGAATGCCGGCCTGCGCCATAATGAAGGCCAAGCGGATATTTTCCTGGTCAACACCTGTTCGGTGACTGCCGCGGCCGAACAGCAGGCCCGGCAGACGGTCAGGAAGATCGTTCGCAATAATCCGTCAGCCAAGATCATCATCATTGGCTGTTACGGGCAGATGGCGGCAGAGCCCCTGGCTAAAATAGACGGGGTGGGTTTGGTGCTGGGACGGCACAGCAGTGATGCCGCTGGACAAGTACTGAGCTGGCTGGGTATCAGCCAGGATAAACTGCCCCGCGGGATCAAGACGTTCCGCGGGCACACCCGGGCCTTCATAAAGGTCCAGGACGGCTGCAACCACCGCTGCAGCTATTGCATCGTGCCTCTGGCCCGGGGGGCCTCCCGCAGCCGTCCCCTGGACGAGATATTGTCCGAAGCCCAAAACCTGACCGCCTCCGGCCACCGCGAACTGGTGGTCACCGGGATCCGGCTGGGGGATTTCAAGCCTTCCCTGGGCATACTGTTGAGATCATTAAAAGATATTCCCGGCCTGGACCGGATACGCCTGAGCTCGCTGGAGCCCGACGACCTGAACGACGATCTGATGGAGACCATGCAGGGCATACCGCTGTTGGCCAGACACCTTCACCTGCCATTGCAGAGCGGCTGCGACAGCATCCTCAAAAAGATGAACCGGCCCTACAGCATGGCCTATTACCGGGAGTTGTTGGGCAAATTAAGGCGGGCTATGCCGGACATCACCATCGGATCGGACATCATCGCGGGGTTTCCCGGCGAAACCGAGGAACATTTCGGACAGGGTGTCAGGAACATCCGGGAGCTGGGGTTCACCCACCTGCACGTTTTCACCTATTCAAAAAGGCCGGGCACCAAGGCCGCCCTGATGGCCGGGCAGATCCCGGAGGAGATCAAGAAAGAGCGGCTGCACCGCCTGAAGGATATCCACGAAAAACTGCAGCAGGAATATTTTAGCGCCCTGAAGGGGAAGACCGAGCTGGTTCTGGCGGAGACTTACTACAGAGGCATATGGTCCGGGTTTGGGGAGCATTATCACAAGGTGTATTTCCGATCGGACCGCGATATGAAAAACCAGATGGTCCGGGTCAAATTGTCCGAGCCCCATGAACAAGGGGTTTTGGGGGAATTGATGGAATTTTCGGATATATCCCAGCAATGCTGA
- the miaB gene encoding tRNA (N6-isopentenyl adenosine(37)-C2)-methylthiotransferase MiaB codes for MLRLIYHIETYGCQMNLYDSAAVRTLLDQTGCRETEDPEQAQLMVINSCAVRGHAEERVLGRIGELKSWKKGKPGRLMVLMGCVGQENGQNLLERFSQLDLVLGTERYREIVHHLEGFLKTGARAAVTGMEKIGDDESLVPSFDNQVSAFLAVMRGCDNFCSYCIVPYVRGREYSRPSGNIIGEIKCLAGRGIKEITLVGQNVNSYLSGGTDFPGLLTQAADVPGIERLRFITSHPKDCGIKLLETMAGNQKICRHLHLPLQSGSDRVLALMNRKYTLGQYREIVSTARKLMPDLVLTSDLIAGFPGESEEDFRMTLDVMQEIRFDSAFTYKYSLRPGTKAAQMPGQLAEDVRQDRLARMISLQQKISQESNQADIGKTFAVLVEKAVPKRGQMMGRSPGNKPVAFDCASGVSPGEIVKVRVNKSTQSTLTGSMM; via the coding sequence ATGCTGAGACTGATATATCACATAGAGACCTACGGCTGCCAGATGAACCTCTATGACTCGGCGGCGGTGAGGACCCTATTGGACCAGACGGGCTGCCGGGAGACGGAAGATCCGGAGCAGGCGCAGTTGATGGTGATCAACAGCTGCGCCGTCCGGGGGCATGCCGAGGAACGGGTGCTGGGGCGCATAGGCGAACTTAAGTCCTGGAAAAAGGGAAAACCGGGCAGGCTGATGGTGCTGATGGGCTGTGTGGGGCAGGAGAATGGTCAAAATTTATTGGAACGCTTTTCCCAGCTGGACCTGGTCCTTGGCACCGAGAGGTATCGGGAGATCGTCCATCACCTGGAAGGTTTCCTGAAAACAGGGGCCAGGGCCGCCGTCACCGGGATGGAAAAAATCGGAGACGATGAAAGCCTCGTTCCGTCGTTCGATAATCAGGTCAGCGCCTTTTTGGCGGTGATGCGGGGCTGCGACAATTTCTGCAGCTACTGCATAGTCCCCTATGTCCGGGGGCGGGAGTATTCCCGGCCGTCCGGCAACATCATCGGCGAAATAAAATGCCTGGCCGGGAGGGGCATCAAGGAGATCACTTTAGTGGGCCAGAACGTGAACTCCTACCTCTCCGGTGGCACGGATTTCCCCGGCCTACTGACCCAAGCGGCCGATGTTCCGGGGATAGAGAGGCTGCGCTTCATCACCTCCCATCCCAAGGACTGCGGCATAAAACTGCTGGAGACCATGGCCGGGAATCAAAAGATCTGCCGGCACCTGCACCTGCCCCTGCAGTCGGGAAGCGACCGGGTGCTGGCCCTGATGAACCGCAAATATACCCTGGGGCAATACCGGGAGATCGTATCCACCGCCCGGAAGCTGATGCCCGATCTGGTCCTGACCAGCGACCTGATAGCCGGGTTCCCCGGAGAGTCCGAAGAGGATTTCCGGATGACCCTGGATGTCATGCAGGAAATCAGGTTCGACTCGGCCTTCACCTATAAGTATTCCCTACGGCCGGGCACCAAGGCGGCCCAGATGCCGGGGCAGCTGGCCGAAGATGTCAGACAGGACCGTCTGGCGAGGATGATATCGCTCCAGCAGAAAATTTCGCAGGAATCCAACCAGGCCGATATCGGCAAAACTTTTGCCGTGCTGGTGGAAAAAGCCGTCCCCAAGAGGGGGCAGATGATGGGGCGCAGCCCCGGGAACAAGCCGGTGGCCTTTGACTGCGCATCGGGCGTCAGCCCCGGAGAAATCGTCAAAGTAAGGGTAAATAAGTCCACCCAATCCACCCTGACCGGTTCGATGATGTAA
- a CDS encoding SPOR domain-containing protein, whose translation MRSAWPLIVLLLLNGSFCFGVSEEKEYEAAWQLCQAGKYPQAAEAYKKYLSRHPRGKFIPEARFTLARIETSGNNAFGHYQFILDNYPAHSLASQASYATAQYLQNVGSAAQARERYLYTYSRYGSTPAGRESLSRLALLALGSDSLSKAEAYVNAYLDQYPRAPGGAALLNVLAGYWQKKGDDARAREYWRRIMDLFPGTPESGSAREYLIAALTHENQDEESLSGTEPDDNSPSQTETNQPQTADQPPAPEEPAPLSFYYLQIGAYNNKAIMDGWAKKVRAEGFDTVVEEVQEGRGTIYKLQAGPYENSSELKKAQQSLKDKFGLKTMVVER comes from the coding sequence ATGAGATCGGCCTGGCCGTTGATCGTGCTGTTGCTGTTGAACGGTTCTTTTTGTTTCGGGGTCAGCGAGGAGAAGGAATACGAAGCGGCCTGGCAGTTGTGCCAGGCCGGAAAATATCCCCAGGCCGCCGAGGCCTATAAAAAATACCTTTCCCGCCATCCCCGGGGGAAGTTCATCCCCGAGGCCAGGTTCACCCTGGCCCGTATCGAGACCAGCGGCAACAATGCCTTCGGTCATTACCAGTTCATCCTGGATAATTATCCGGCACATTCTTTGGCCTCCCAGGCATCCTACGCCACGGCCCAGTACCTGCAGAACGTGGGATCGGCCGCCCAGGCCAGGGAGCGGTATCTCTACACCTATTCACGGTACGGCAGCACCCCGGCTGGACGGGAAAGCCTGTCCAGGCTGGCCCTGCTGGCCCTGGGCAGCGACAGTCTGAGCAAAGCCGAGGCCTATGTCAATGCCTACCTGGACCAGTATCCCCGGGCCCCGGGAGGGGCGGCCCTGTTGAACGTCCTGGCCGGGTACTGGCAGAAAAAAGGCGATGATGCCAGGGCCAGGGAGTACTGGAGGAGGATCATGGACCTTTTCCCCGGGACTCCGGAATCCGGCAGCGCCCGGGAATATCTGATAGCCGCCCTGACCCATGAAAACCAGGATGAAGAGAGCCTTTCGGGGACCGAGCCCGATGATAATTCCCCCAGCCAGACCGAAACGAACCAACCCCAAACGGCCGATCAGCCGCCGGCTCCGGAGGAGCCTGCTCCCCTCAGCTTCTATTACCTGCAGATAGGGGCATACAATAACAAGGCGATCATGGACGGCTGGGCCAAAAAGGTGCGGGCCGAAGGTTTTGATACCGTAGTGGAGGAGGTCCAGGAAGGCAGGGGCACGATATATAAATTGCAGGCCGGCCCCTACGAGAATTCGTCCGAACTGAAAAAAGCCCAGCAGTCCCTGAAGGACAAATTCGGGCTGAAAACGATGGTGGTCGAAAGGTGA
- the mutS gene encoding DNA mismatch repair protein MutS, with amino-acid sequence MEKVTPMIAQYHRIKQEQPEAILLFRVGDFYETFFEDAVLTSKVLGIVLTSRNHGKGNDVPLAGIPHHALERYVTRLIKAGHKVAICDQVEDPKLAKGIVRREVTEVITPGTVMRSSLLDEKRENLLAAVNCHQDRCGLALCDLSAGNLRVAEMSLAELSDEMLRNQPSEILVSVSGRPKIGPALAGFPLTDREDHHFEQGWALKKLLGHFKTASLAGFGCQDLTLAVGAAGAAIGYLEENQRTAISHVAKMVPYSLQGQMLLDNATIRNLNLFPEGHPQGTSLLNTIDHTVTAMGGRLLRRWLTAPLLDLDEITLRQDAVQSLLEGRAARDELGRHLGKVQDLERLLGRIVCQRAGPRDLLALGQSLAVVPRIKTGVPPGRYWEDLSAGLHDFGGLTDLLAKALADDPPLSLSKGGVIRDGFNGALDELRSLVRDSKGWIADYQNSERERTGIQSLKVKYNSVFGYHIEISKTNLALAPDDYIRKQTLSNAERFVTPELKAYEDKVLGAEEKIKALEAELFAGLHQEISAWGQRIKQAGESVAAIDVVCGLALAAINNRYVRPVVDHSPRIHIIRGRHPVVERNFQLGQFVANDALLNDGDHRLIILTGPNMAGKSTYLRQIALVTILAQMGSFVPAREAHIGITDRVFTRIGASDDLAKGVSTFMAEMNETGNILNNATARSLVLLDEIGRGTSTFDGLAIAWAVSEYLHDQIGCRTLFATHYHELTELAAQLPGVQNYSMAVKEWGDEIIFLRQVVKGSAGQSYGVQVARLAGIPARVISRAREILENLEQDALLSDSTPRLARHGQIRQEEERLELFSREEQDLLREIKQLQPETMTPIEALNRLAKLKEMSGEE; translated from the coding sequence ATGGAAAAAGTGACACCCATGATCGCCCAGTACCACCGGATCAAACAGGAACAGCCCGAGGCCATCCTGCTTTTCAGGGTGGGCGATTTCTACGAAACATTTTTTGAGGATGCGGTACTGACCTCCAAGGTGCTGGGGATAGTGCTGACCTCCCGCAACCACGGCAAGGGGAACGATGTCCCGCTGGCCGGGATCCCGCACCATGCCCTGGAGCGCTACGTCACCAGGCTGATCAAGGCCGGGCACAAGGTGGCCATCTGCGACCAGGTGGAGGACCCCAAGCTGGCCAAGGGCATAGTCCGGCGCGAGGTCACCGAGGTGATCACCCCCGGGACGGTGATGCGGTCCTCCCTGCTGGATGAGAAAAGGGAGAACCTGCTGGCCGCGGTCAACTGCCATCAGGACCGCTGCGGGCTGGCCTTGTGCGACCTGTCGGCTGGCAATTTGAGGGTGGCCGAGATGTCCCTGGCGGAACTTTCCGACGAGATGCTGCGCAACCAGCCTTCCGAGATACTGGTGTCCGTCTCCGGCCGCCCGAAGATCGGGCCGGCCCTGGCCGGGTTCCCTTTGACCGACCGGGAGGACCATCACTTCGAACAGGGCTGGGCGCTGAAGAAACTGCTGGGGCATTTCAAAACGGCCTCGCTGGCCGGCTTCGGCTGCCAGGACCTGACACTGGCCGTCGGGGCGGCCGGGGCGGCCATCGGCTATCTGGAGGAAAACCAGAGGACGGCCATCAGCCACGTAGCCAAAATGGTGCCCTACTCCCTGCAGGGCCAGATGCTGCTGGACAACGCCACCATCAGAAACCTCAACCTTTTCCCCGAGGGGCATCCCCAGGGCACAAGCCTGCTGAACACCATAGACCATACGGTGACTGCCATGGGCGGTCGGCTGTTAAGACGCTGGCTGACGGCCCCGCTGCTGGATCTGGATGAAATAACCTTACGACAGGATGCCGTCCAGAGCCTGCTGGAGGGCCGGGCCGCCAGGGACGAACTTGGGAGGCATCTCGGAAAGGTGCAGGACCTGGAAAGGCTGCTGGGGCGGATCGTCTGCCAGAGGGCCGGGCCCCGGGACCTGCTGGCCCTGGGACAATCGCTGGCCGTAGTTCCCCGGATAAAAACCGGAGTGCCGCCAGGGCGCTACTGGGAGGACCTATCCGCGGGCCTGCATGATTTCGGCGGTCTGACCGACCTGCTGGCCAAAGCCCTGGCTGATGACCCGCCGCTGTCGTTGTCCAAAGGCGGGGTCATCCGGGACGGGTTCAACGGCGCCCTGGACGAGCTTCGTTCCCTGGTCCGCGACAGCAAGGGCTGGATCGCCGATTACCAGAACAGCGAACGGGAGCGCACCGGGATCCAGTCGCTGAAGGTGAAATACAATTCGGTCTTCGGATATCATATCGAGATCAGCAAGACCAATCTGGCATTGGCTCCTGACGACTACATCCGAAAGCAGACCCTGAGCAATGCCGAGAGGTTCGTCACCCCGGAATTGAAGGCCTACGAGGACAAGGTGCTGGGGGCCGAGGAAAAGATCAAGGCCCTGGAGGCGGAACTCTTCGCCGGCCTGCACCAGGAGATATCAGCCTGGGGCCAGCGGATCAAGCAGGCCGGCGAGTCGGTGGCGGCCATCGATGTTGTTTGCGGCCTGGCCCTGGCGGCCATCAATAACCGCTACGTCCGACCGGTGGTGGACCATTCTCCCCGGATCCACATCATCCGTGGCCGGCATCCGGTGGTGGAGCGGAATTTCCAGCTGGGACAGTTCGTGGCCAACGACGCCCTGCTGAACGACGGCGACCACCGGCTGATCATCCTGACCGGCCCCAACATGGCCGGGAAATCCACCTACCTCAGGCAGATAGCACTGGTGACCATACTGGCCCAGATGGGATCGTTCGTGCCGGCCAGGGAGGCCCATATCGGTATCACCGACCGGGTCTTCACCCGGATCGGGGCCTCCGACGACCTGGCCAAGGGGGTCAGCACCTTTATGGCCGAGATGAACGAGACCGGGAATATCCTGAACAACGCCACCGCCCGGAGCCTGGTGCTGCTGGACGAGATCGGGCGGGGCACCAGCACCTTCGACGGGCTGGCCATCGCCTGGGCGGTCAGCGAATATCTGCACGATCAGATCGGCTGCCGGACCCTGTTCGCCACCCATTATCATGAGCTGACCGAGCTGGCCGCCCAGCTGCCGGGAGTGCAGAATTATTCCATGGCGGTCAAGGAATGGGGCGATGAGATAATCTTCCTGCGGCAGGTGGTCAAGGGCAGCGCCGGGCAGAGCTACGGGGTGCAGGTGGCCCGGCTGGCCGGCATTCCGGCCCGGGTGATCTCCCGGGCCCGGGAGATCCTGGAAAACCTGGAACAGGATGCCCTGCTGTCCGATTCCACGCCACGCCTGGCCCGGCATGGGCAGATCCGCCAGGAGGAGGAACGGTTGGAGCTTTTCAGCCGGGAGGAGCAGGATCTCCTGCGGGAGATCAAACAACTGCAGCCCGAGACCATGACCCCCATTGAGGCCCTCAACAGGCTGGCCAAATTAAAAGAAATGTCGGGAGAGGAATAA
- the hypF gene encoding carbamoyltransferase HypF has product MRAVKVIINGIVQGVGFRPFIYRLAKKHDLAGWVLNSSRGVEILAQGSSEGIDGFLSDIPGELPPQAAIDLVSVDEAVPGDHSGFTIRESLGGEGITRISPDISICPDCLAEMLDPEDRRHEYPFINCTNCGPRFSIIKNTPYDRPYTTMSTFVMCPKCQKEYHDPEDRRFHAQPNACPDCGPKVRLCGSDGSKIAEADEAVDRTAGLLLAGEILAIKGIGGFHLACDAGNDSAVKKLRSAKSRPDKPLALMCGSLEDVRDFCDVNDQEVKLLVSSQAPIILLRKSEIGNRKPGRLSDKVAPGNNYLGVMLPYAPVHHLLFKALKKIAPASKALVMTSGNIQDEPVIIGNREALDKLSGIADHFLLNDREIENRNDDSIVFWTEAGDAKAGNSQIVRHSRGYAPNPINLPVPVPPTLAVGGEMKNVFCLASGDKAYVSQHIGEMDNTATLEFFEEMADKYQRWFKIRPEIIVHDLHPDYLTTKWAREQTGVILQAVQHHKAHILSTLADNGKVVPAIGVAFDGTGYGQDGKIWGGEFFVFDGINIERAGHLEYLPLPGGEISIKKPYRIAAAYSQYLLNQIPVKLMPQDSPAELEVIVKQMENGFNLAWTSSLGRLFDAGSALLGVCRSITFEAQAAMLLENCLALGINERYGFDLTEEKGMTLISIKRMWRQLTEDILAGTNAGVCSAKFHNTIVDFTLLMCDNLRSKTGIKTVALSGGVFQNRFLLTAISQGLQRKGYDVLAHRQVPANDGGIALGQVLASYLK; this is encoded by the coding sequence ATGAGAGCAGTCAAAGTAATCATCAACGGCATAGTCCAGGGGGTGGGATTCCGGCCTTTCATCTACCGTCTGGCAAAAAAACACGATCTGGCCGGCTGGGTGCTCAATTCCAGCCGGGGGGTGGAGATCCTGGCCCAGGGATCATCTGAGGGCATAGACGGATTCCTGTCGGACATTCCCGGCGAATTGCCGCCCCAGGCCGCCATCGACCTAGTTTCCGTTGACGAGGCAGTTCCGGGCGACCATTCAGGTTTCACCATCCGGGAAAGCCTGGGCGGCGAAGGCATCACCCGGATCTCGCCGGACATTTCCATCTGTCCGGACTGCCTGGCTGAGATGCTGGATCCGGAGGACCGCCGCCACGAATACCCCTTCATCAACTGCACCAACTGCGGCCCCCGGTTCTCCATCATAAAAAACACTCCATATGACCGGCCTTATACCACCATGTCGACATTTGTTATGTGCCCCAAGTGTCAAAAGGAATACCATGACCCCGAAGACCGCCGATTCCATGCCCAGCCCAATGCCTGCCCCGACTGCGGGCCTAAAGTACGGCTGTGCGGCAGCGATGGAAGCAAAATTGCCGAAGCGGATGAGGCTGTTGACAGAACGGCCGGGCTGCTGCTGGCCGGGGAGATCCTGGCCATCAAGGGGATCGGCGGTTTCCATCTGGCCTGCGATGCCGGAAATGATTCGGCCGTCAAAAAACTTCGCAGCGCAAAGAGCCGGCCGGACAAGCCGCTGGCCCTGATGTGCGGGTCACTGGAGGATGTGCGGGATTTTTGCGATGTGAACGACCAAGAGGTGAAGCTGCTGGTGTCCAGCCAGGCCCCGATAATCCTGCTTAGAAAATCGGAAATTGGAAACAGGAAACCGGGAAGACTATCGGATAAAGTGGCGCCGGGAAATAATTATCTGGGGGTGATGCTGCCGTACGCCCCGGTGCATCATCTTTTATTTAAAGCGCTGAAAAAAATAGCCCCGGCATCTAAGGCTTTAGTAATGACCTCGGGCAACATCCAGGATGAACCCGTCATTATCGGCAATCGGGAGGCTTTGGACAAACTATCGGGCATTGCCGATCATTTTTTGTTAAATGACCGGGAGATCGAGAATCGAAACGACGATTCCATAGTTTTCTGGACCGAGGCCGGGGACGCCAAGGCCGGCAATTCCCAGATAGTCCGGCATTCCAGGGGCTATGCCCCCAATCCCATCAATCTCCCGGTCCCGGTGCCTCCCACCCTGGCGGTGGGAGGGGAGATGAAGAATGTTTTTTGCCTGGCCTCGGGCGACAAGGCCTATGTCAGCCAGCATATCGGCGAGATGGACAACACTGCCACGCTGGAATTCTTCGAAGAAATGGCGGATAAGTACCAGAGGTGGTTCAAGATTAGGCCGGAAATTATTGTTCACGACCTGCACCCCGATTACCTGACCACCAAGTGGGCCCGGGAACAGACCGGAGTGATCCTGCAGGCAGTCCAGCATCATAAGGCCCACATCCTAAGCACGTTGGCAGATAACGGGAAAGTGGTGCCGGCCATCGGAGTGGCTTTCGACGGCACCGGCTACGGCCAGGATGGAAAGATATGGGGCGGGGAGTTCTTTGTGTTCGACGGCATAAACATCGAAAGGGCGGGACATTTGGAATATCTGCCCCTGCCGGGCGGGGAGATCTCAATAAAAAAACCCTACCGGATCGCCGCCGCCTACAGCCAATATCTTCTCAATCAGATTCCCGTAAAACTGATGCCCCAAGATAGCCCGGCGGAGCTGGAGGTGATAGTAAAACAAATGGAGAACGGCTTTAACCTGGCCTGGACGTCCAGCCTGGGCCGGCTGTTCGATGCGGGCAGCGCTCTTTTAGGCGTCTGCCGGAGCATTACTTTCGAGGCCCAGGCGGCCATGTTGCTGGAGAACTGCCTGGCTTTGGGGATCAACGAAAGATATGGGTTTGATTTGACTGAGGAAAAAGGTATGACATTAATATCAATCAAAAGGATGTGGCGGCAGTTAACGGAGGATATTCTGGCAGGGACGAATGCCGGCGTCTGCTCGGCCAAGTTCCATAATACAATCGTTGACTTTACTTTGCTGATGTGCGATAATTTGAGGTCAAAAACCGGCATCAAAACAGTGGCCCTTTCCGGCGGGGTATTCCAGAACCGCTTCCTTTTAACGGCGATTTCACAGGGCTTGCAGCGGAAAGGATATGATGTTCTGGCGCACCGGCAGGTCCCGGCAAATGACGGGGGAATTGCATTGGGACAGGTGCTTGCCTCCTATTTAAAATAG
- a CDS encoding four helix bundle protein, whose product MESGSFAEKNADRKIVSFRDLDAWQRCFDVKMFFFEITRKLPRDEKFIITEDIRRAAISITANIAEGYGRFHFQENIQYCRQSKGSLYELWDHLISCLHFNYITEEEYNS is encoded by the coding sequence GTGGAAAGTGGTTCTTTCGCTGAAAAGAATGCAGACCGAAAGATAGTGAGTTTCCGTGACTTGGATGCTTGGCAACGATGTTTTGATGTGAAGATGTTTTTCTTTGAAATTACAAGGAAGCTACCAAGGGATGAAAAATTCATCATCACTGAAGATATAAGAAGAGCGGCTATTTCCATAACGGCCAATATTGCAGAAGGCTATGGTCGGTTTCACTTTCAAGAGAACATCCAATATTGCCGACAATCAAAGGGCTCATTATATGAACTTTGGGACCATCTGATCTCTTGCTTGCACTTTAATTATATTACTGAGGAAGAATATAATAGCTAG
- a CDS encoding HypC/HybG/HupF family hydrogenase formation chaperone produces the protein MCLAIPAKIETIEGTKAEVDIRGLKRKIGLQLMPDAKVGEFVLVHAGFAIQRIDPEEAEETYQLLEDTGITIS, from the coding sequence ATGTGTTTAGCCATACCAGCCAAGATCGAAACCATCGAAGGCACCAAGGCCGAGGTGGACATCCGGGGCCTTAAAAGAAAGATCGGCCTGCAACTGATGCCCGACGCCAAGGTGGGCGAGTTCGTGCTGGTCCACGCCGGGTTCGCCATCCAGCGGATCGATCCGGAGGAGGCCGAGGAAACCTACCAGCTGCTGGAAGACACCGGCATCACCATATCCTGA
- the hypD gene encoding hydrogenase formation protein HypD, whose protein sequence is MIDLDKFRDPAVAAKLVKRIEALCDGPAAFMEVCGTHTMAISQFGIRGLIPKSIKLLSGPGCPVCVTALSDIDRMIAISGQKDVIFTTFGDMIRVPGSHSSLREAKSQGADIRILYSPLDAIQIATENPQRQVVFAGVGFETTSPTIIATMLEAKEKGIGNFSVYPAFKTVPHALKAILESGRTRIDGFLCPGHVSAIIGSKPYQFIPAKYQIPCVIAGFEPLDILESIVMLLEQIRAHKKDGSTFSVQTEYRRGVPDAGNPHALSIIDKVMMPCTAEWRAIGNIPETGLCFREEYSSFDASKRFQVEVPPAIEPQGCICGQVMMGLHQPDECPMFGKKCTPESPVGPCMVSSEGACAAWYKYGTRN, encoded by the coding sequence ATGATCGATCTCGATAAATTCCGCGATCCGGCGGTGGCCGCCAAGCTGGTCAAGAGGATCGAAGCCCTTTGCGACGGCCCGGCGGCCTTCATGGAGGTCTGCGGCACCCATACCATGGCCATCTCCCAGTTCGGCATCAGGGGACTGATCCCCAAATCCATAAAGTTGCTTTCCGGGCCGGGCTGTCCGGTATGCGTCACCGCCTTGTCCGACATCGACAGGATGATCGCCATCTCCGGACAGAAGGACGTGATCTTCACCACCTTCGGCGACATGATCCGGGTTCCCGGTTCACATTCCAGTTTAAGGGAAGCCAAGTCCCAAGGGGCCGACATCAGAATTTTGTATTCCCCGCTGGATGCCATTCAGATCGCGACCGAGAACCCCCAGAGACAGGTGGTCTTTGCCGGGGTGGGCTTCGAGACCACTTCGCCCACCATCATCGCCACGATGCTGGAGGCCAAGGAGAAAGGGATCGGAAATTTCTCGGTCTACCCGGCTTTTAAGACCGTGCCCCATGCCCTGAAGGCCATACTGGAATCAGGCCGGACCAGGATAGACGGCTTTCTCTGTCCGGGCCATGTCTCGGCCATCATCGGCAGCAAACCTTACCAGTTCATACCGGCCAAATATCAGATCCCCTGCGTCATCGCCGGGTTCGAGCCGCTTGACATACTGGAGTCAATTGTGATGCTGCTGGAGCAGATCCGGGCGCACAAAAAAGATGGCTCGACTTTCTCAGTGCAGACGGAATACCGGCGGGGAGTGCCCGATGCCGGGAATCCCCATGCCCTGTCGATAATAGATAAAGTGATGATGCCCTGCACCGCCGAATGGCGGGCCATTGGAAATATACCGGAGACCGGGCTTTGCTTCAGGGAAGAATACAGTTCCTTCGATGCCTCAAAACGATTTCAGGTCGAAGTTCCTCCGGCCATAGAGCCCCAGGGGTGCATCTGCGGGCAGGTGATGATGGGCCTTCATCAGCCGGACGAATGTCCTATGTTCGGGAAGAAATGCACGCCGGAAAGCCCGGTGGGGCCCTGCATGGTGTCCTCCGAGGGGGCCTGCGCCGCCTGGTACAAGTACGGAACAAGGAATTAA